One Mercurialis annua linkage group LG3, ddMerAnnu1.2, whole genome shotgun sequence DNA window includes the following coding sequences:
- the LOC126671481 gene encoding F-box/FBD/LRR-repeat protein At1g13570-like, whose translation MANQKEIENNSRPDIISNLPSNIIDNILVFLPIHEAVKTSILSKKWRFNWRYLPKLVFDSTFYQTSIRPSSTAKPNITKLFLNIYKVLLLHRGPIFNFTFNVPLFQGYPEIDQLMLYLSEKDVHEFYFDIGTPVFGCYTLSSFLFSFVTLRRLTLSSCLLEVPLAFQGFPKLISLSVHIKFNEFKTFISKCPLLETLSIKSCFFGMDNFVINFPHLKFFQFDGCFISIYFRKTCQHLSTVIFDGDFISGHEIYEGTKLFESLPLIEHLRLGSGFIDYMVEGTMPRKLSTTLGFLRVLELPELNFRFTEKVSFVLCLIVSSPNLEILEIGSVSYMDEIQLPLLALEILEVQDLLDNALKRLRVVKIEILHTEEVKPELEFIKFLLAESIVLEKMFIQPRKGTIAEEGLQILKETLQFQCSSKKAEIEFLDAEDDGEVSSDGSQVSSDGSEVSSDGSEAYDV comes from the exons ATG GCTAACCAAAAGGAGATTGAGAACAACTCCAGACCCGATATAATCAGTAACTTGCCGAGTAACATTATAGATAATATTCTAGTTTTTCTGCCAATTCATGAAGCAGTCAAGACTAGTATTTTGTCCAAGAAATGGAGGTTCAATTGGAGATATCTTCCCAAACTAGTATTTGACAGTACTTTTTATCAGACTTCAATAAGGCCCTCCTCTACTGCAAAACCTAACATTACCAAACTCTTTCTTAATATCTATAAAGTTCTATTACTTCACCGTGGACCCATATTCAACTTTACTTTTAATGTTCCATTGTTTCAAGGCTATCCCGAGATTGACCAATTGATGCTTTACCTGAGTGAGAAAGATGTTCATGAATTTTACTTTGATATTGGAACACCTGTTTTTGGATGCTATACATTGTCATCATTTCTGTTTTCATTTGTGACATTGAGGCGCTTGACCTTGTCCTCATGTTTACTCGAAGTTCCATTGGCATTTCAAGGATTCCCTAAGTTGATTTCTCTGTCGGTTCATATCAAATTCAATGAATTTAAAACTTTCATCTCCAAATGCCCATTACTTGAAACACTTTCAATAAAAAGTTGTTTCTTCGGAATGGATAACTTTGTTATTAACTTTCCTCATCTTAAGTTCTTTCAGTTCGATGGttgttttatatctatttattttagaaaaacttGTCAGCATCTTTCAACAGTTATATTTGATGGAGATTTTATTAGCGGACACGAGATCTATGAAGGGACCAAGCTTTTTGAATCTCTGCCTCTTATCGAGCACTTGCGTCTCGGGTCTGGCTTTATTGAT TACATGGTTGAAGGAACAATGCCGAGGAAACTTTCAACGACTCTTGGCTTTCTTAGAGTTCTTGAACTGCCTGAACTAAATTTTAGGTTTACGGAGAAGGTCTCGTTTGTTCTTTGCTTGATTGTGAGCTCTCCTAATTTAGAGATTCTTGAGATTGGG TCTGTTTCATATATGGATGAAATACAATTGCCGCTTCTTGCTTTGGAAATTCTAGAAGTACAAGACCTTTTAGATAATGCACTGAAAAGGCTTCGAGTGGTGAAGATAGAGATCTTGCACACAGAAGAAGTAAAACCTGAACTCGAATTTATTAAGTTTCTGTTGGCTGAATCGATAGTTCTAGAAAAGATGTTTATACAGCCTCGCAAAGGAACAATTGCTGAGGAAGGGCTTCAGATTTTGAAAGAGACACTTCAATTTCAATGTTCATCGAAGAAAGCAGAAATTGAATTCTTAGATGCTGAGGATGATGGTGAAGTTAGTAGTGATGGTAGTCAAGTTAGTAGTGATGGTAGTGAAGTTAGTAGTGATGGTAGTGAAGCGTATGATGTTTGA
- the LOC126671490 gene encoding uncharacterized protein LOC126671490, whose amino-acid sequence MSSPNLQKLEIGSFAADDNIDPLAPELFKVEDLLDNALKRLRVVKMKISHKEEVKPELEFIKFLLAESVVLEKMFIQPAEGADAGEGFKILKEITRFKRSSSEAEILFLDPEDATEC is encoded by the exons ATGAGCTCTCCTAACTTACAGAAGCTTGAAATTGGG TCTTTTGCAGCTGATGATAATATTGATCCTCTTGCACCGGAACTTTTCAAAGTAGAAGATCTCTTAGATAATGCACTCAAAAGGCTTCGAGTGGTGAAGATGAAGATCTCACACAAAGAAGAAGTAAAACCTGAACTGGAATTTATTAAGTTCCTGCTGGCTGAATCAGTAGTTCTTGAAAAGATGTTTATACAGCCTGCAGAAGGAGCGGATGCGGGGGAAGGATTTAAGATTTTGAAAGAGATAACTCGATTTAAACGTTCATCAAgtgaagcagaaattttattcttagatcCTGAAGATGCTACTGAATGTTGA